One stretch of Streptomyces hygroscopicus DNA includes these proteins:
- a CDS encoding preprotein translocase subunit SecA, producing MSVLNKLMRAGEGKILRKLHRIADQVNSIEEDFLSLSDAELRALTDEYKQRYADGESLDDLMPEAFATVREAAKRVLGQRHYDVQLMGGAALHLGYVAEMKTGEGKTLVGTLPAYLNALSDKGVHLITVNDYLAERDSEWMGRVHRFLGLEVGCILANMTPAQRREQYACDITYGTNNEFGFDYLRDNMAWSQDELVQRGHNFAIVDEVDSILVDEARTPLIISGPADQATKWYGDFAKLVTRLSRGQAAEPQKGVEETGDYEVDEKKRTVGIHESGVTKVEDWLGIDNLYESVNTPLVGYLNNAIKAKELFKKDKDYVVMDGEVMIVDEHTGRILAGRRYNEGMHQAIEAKEAVEIKDENQTLATITLQNFFRLYDKLSGMTGTAMTEAAEFHQIYKLGVVPIPTHRPLSRIDQSDLIYRTEVAKFDAVVDDIAEKHTKGQPVLVGTTSVEKSEYLSQQLAKRGVPHEVLNAKQHDREATIVAQAGRKGAVTVATNMAGRGTDIKLGGNPDDLAEAELRQRGLDPVEHSEEWAAALPAALEKAEAAVKAEFEEVKELGGLYVLGTERHESRRIDNQLRGRSGRQGDPGESRFYLSLGDDLMRLFKAQMVERVMAMANVPDDVPIENKMVTRAIASAQSQVEQQNFETRKNVLKYDEVLNRQREVIYGERRRVLEGENLEDQVGHFMDDTIEAYVRAETVEGFAEEWDMDRLWSAFKQLYPVSATIEELEEAAGDRAGITAEFIEESIRDDIHQQYEAREEQLGSEIMRELERRVVLSVLDRKWREHLYEMDYLQEGIGLRAMAQKDPLVEYQREGFDMFQAMMEGIKEESVGYLFNLEVQVEQQVEEVPVEAADEKVALAKDVEDAVPAGAPAAGSSGRPEIRAKGLEAPQRPDRLHFSAPTVDGEGGVVEGDFPNGETPPAPRSEADGMTRAERRKAQKGRRRKK from the coding sequence GTGTCCGTCCTCAACAAGCTCATGCGTGCAGGCGAAGGAAAGATCCTGCGCAAGCTGCACCGCATCGCGGACCAGGTCAATTCCATCGAAGAGGACTTCCTGTCGCTCTCCGACGCCGAGCTGCGCGCCCTCACCGACGAGTACAAGCAGCGGTACGCCGACGGTGAGAGCCTCGACGACCTGATGCCCGAAGCGTTCGCCACGGTGCGCGAGGCGGCCAAGCGGGTGCTCGGCCAGCGTCACTACGACGTCCAGCTGATGGGCGGCGCGGCGCTGCACCTCGGGTATGTCGCCGAGATGAAGACCGGTGAGGGCAAGACGCTGGTCGGCACCCTCCCGGCGTATCTGAACGCGCTGTCGGACAAGGGTGTCCACCTCATCACGGTCAACGACTACCTGGCCGAGCGCGACTCCGAGTGGATGGGCCGGGTGCACCGGTTCCTCGGCCTGGAGGTCGGCTGCATCCTCGCCAACATGACCCCGGCGCAGCGCCGCGAGCAGTACGCGTGCGACATCACCTACGGCACCAACAACGAGTTCGGCTTCGACTATCTGCGCGACAACATGGCGTGGTCGCAGGACGAGCTGGTGCAGCGCGGCCACAACTTCGCGATCGTCGACGAGGTCGACTCGATCCTGGTGGACGAGGCCCGTACGCCGCTGATCATCTCCGGCCCGGCCGACCAGGCCACCAAGTGGTACGGCGACTTCGCCAAGCTGGTCACCCGGCTCAGCAGGGGCCAGGCCGCCGAGCCGCAGAAGGGCGTGGAGGAGACCGGGGACTACGAGGTCGACGAGAAGAAGCGCACCGTCGGCATCCATGAGTCCGGTGTCACCAAGGTCGAGGACTGGCTGGGGATCGACAACCTCTACGAGTCGGTCAACACCCCGCTGGTCGGCTACCTCAACAACGCGATCAAGGCCAAGGAGCTCTTCAAGAAGGACAAGGACTACGTCGTCATGGACGGCGAAGTCATGATCGTCGACGAGCACACCGGCCGTATCCTCGCGGGCCGCCGCTACAACGAGGGCATGCACCAGGCCATCGAGGCGAAGGAAGCGGTGGAGATCAAGGACGAGAACCAGACGCTCGCCACGATCACCCTGCAGAACTTCTTCCGCCTCTACGACAAGCTCTCCGGCATGACCGGTACGGCGATGACCGAGGCCGCCGAGTTCCACCAGATCTACAAGCTCGGCGTGGTCCCGATCCCGACCCACCGCCCCCTCTCCCGGATCGACCAGTCCGACCTGATCTACCGCACCGAGGTCGCGAAGTTCGACGCGGTGGTCGACGACATCGCCGAGAAGCACACGAAGGGCCAGCCGGTCCTGGTCGGCACCACCTCCGTGGAGAAGTCCGAGTACCTTTCCCAGCAGCTCGCCAAGCGCGGGGTGCCGCATGAGGTGCTCAACGCCAAGCAGCACGACCGGGAGGCGACGATCGTCGCCCAGGCCGGCCGTAAGGGCGCCGTGACGGTGGCGACCAACATGGCGGGCCGCGGTACCGACATCAAGCTCGGCGGCAACCCCGACGACCTCGCCGAGGCCGAGCTGCGCCAGCGCGGTCTGGACCCGGTGGAGCACTCCGAGGAGTGGGCCGCCGCGCTGCCCGCCGCCCTGGAGAAGGCCGAGGCCGCGGTCAAGGCCGAGTTCGAGGAGGTCAAGGAGCTCGGCGGGCTGTATGTGCTGGGCACCGAGCGCCATGAGTCGCGCCGGATCGACAACCAGCTCCGTGGCCGTTCCGGCCGTCAGGGCGACCCCGGCGAGTCCCGCTTCTACCTCTCGCTCGGCGACGATCTGATGCGGCTGTTCAAGGCGCAGATGGTCGAGCGCGTCATGGCGATGGCGAACGTCCCGGACGACGTCCCGATCGAGAACAAGATGGTCACGCGGGCCATCGCCTCCGCCCAGTCGCAGGTCGAGCAGCAGAACTTCGAGACCCGTAAGAACGTCCTGAAGTACGACGAGGTCCTGAACCGGCAGCGTGAGGTCATCTACGGCGAGCGCCGCCGCGTCCTGGAGGGCGAGAACCTGGAGGACCAGGTCGGCCACTTCATGGACGACACCATCGAAGCCTATGTGCGGGCGGAGACGGTCGAGGGCTTCGCCGAGGAGTGGGACATGGACCGGCTGTGGAGCGCCTTCAAGCAGCTCTACCCGGTCAGCGCGACGATCGAGGAGCTGGAGGAGGCGGCCGGCGACCGCGCCGGGATCACCGCCGAGTTCATCGAAGAGTCCATCAGGGACGACATCCACCAGCAGTACGAAGCGCGCGAGGAGCAGCTGGGCTCCGAGATCATGCGTGAGCTGGAGCGGCGGGTCGTGCTCTCCGTCCTGGACCGCAAGTGGCGCGAGCACCTCTACGAGATGGACTACCTCCAGGAGGGCATCGGGCTGCGCGCGATGGCCCAGAAGGACCCGCTGGTCGAGTACCAGCGCGAGGGCTTCGACATGTTCCAGGCCATGATGGAGGGCATCAAGGAGGAGTCCGTCGGCTACCTGTTCAACCTGGAGGTCCAGGTCGAGCAGCAGGTCGAGGAGGTCCCGGTCGAGGCGGCGGACGAGAAGGTCGCCCTCGCGAAGGACGTGGAGGACGCGGTGCCGGCGGGCGCGCCCGCCGCGGGCTCCTCGGGCCGCCCCGAGATCCGCGCCAAGGGCCTGGAGGCCCCGCAGCGGCCGGATCGGCTGCACTTCTCCGCCCCGACGGTGGACGGTGAGGGCGGTGTCGTCGAGGGCGACTTCCCCAACGGTGAGACGCCGCCGGCGCCTCGGTCGGAGGCCGATGGGATGACGCGGGCGGAGCGGCGTAAGGCGCAGAAGGGGCGCCGCCGCAAGAAGTAG
- a CDS encoding acetyltransferase, with product MSPHRVNARELPQVPSNSRKPLAVSDDGGADSGRMEPVTLTTERLVLRPFRPIDTDALFAACQDPDIQRWTTVPSPYERAHAEDFTGRICPENWRDDVTYDFAMVTKSDDTLVGAMGLVRLAHLRTLEHQAELGYWTVREHRRRGYTDEAARAVIEWAFTGLGVERLEWCCEAGNEGSRAVALGVGFRMEGTDRARIVHQGTRRDAWRGALLPSDWGLPSTTPYLPAKASEAPNAPQAPEASGRASTAPSAV from the coding sequence ATGTCACCTCACCGTGTCAACGCCCGAGAGCTCCCCCAGGTGCCCTCCAATTCGCGGAAACCGCTCGCGGTGAGTGACGACGGCGGCGCAGACTCGGGACGCATGGAGCCTGTCACCCTCACCACCGAGCGTCTGGTCCTGCGCCCCTTCCGGCCCATCGACACGGACGCCCTCTTCGCAGCTTGTCAGGACCCGGACATCCAGCGATGGACCACCGTGCCCTCCCCGTACGAACGTGCGCACGCGGAGGACTTCACCGGCCGGATCTGCCCGGAGAACTGGCGCGACGACGTGACCTACGACTTCGCGATGGTCACCAAGAGTGACGACACCCTCGTCGGCGCCATGGGCCTGGTGCGGCTGGCCCATCTGCGCACTCTCGAGCACCAGGCCGAGCTGGGCTACTGGACAGTCCGGGAGCACCGGCGGCGCGGCTATACGGACGAGGCGGCGCGGGCCGTGATCGAGTGGGCGTTCACCGGGCTCGGGGTGGAGCGCCTGGAGTGGTGCTGCGAGGCCGGGAACGAGGGCTCGCGGGCGGTCGCCCTCGGGGTGGGCTTCCGGATGGAGGGGACGGACCGCGCCCGGATCGTCCACCAGGGGACCCGGCGGGACGCCTGGCGGGGCGCGCTGCTGCCCTCCGACTGGGGGCTGCCGTCGACGACGCCGTATCTGCCCGCCAAGGCGTCGGAGGCGCCCAACGCACCGCAGGCTCCCGAGGCGTCCGGCCGGGCGTCCACGGCGCCGTCAGCGGTCTGA
- a CDS encoding chemotaxis protein CheY, whose product MADSFGPVSDAGEDHGVGPDGGEPRGEPRKEPIRVLVVDDHALFRRGLEIVLAQEEDIQVVGEAGDGAEAVDKAADLLPDIVLMDVRMPKRGGIEACTAIKEVAPSAKIIMLTISDEEADLYDAIKAGATGYLLKEISTDEVSTAIRAVADGQSQISPSMAAKLLTEFKSMIQRTDERRLVPAPRLTDRELEVLKLVATGMNNRDIAKELFISENTVKNHVRNILEKLQLHSRMEAVVYAMREKILEIR is encoded by the coding sequence ATGGCGGACAGCTTCGGGCCCGTGTCCGACGCCGGTGAAGACCATGGCGTCGGTCCGGACGGGGGTGAGCCGCGCGGCGAACCGCGCAAGGAGCCGATTCGGGTCCTCGTCGTGGACGACCACGCGCTCTTCCGGCGTGGATTGGAGATCGTCCTGGCCCAGGAGGAGGACATCCAGGTCGTCGGCGAGGCGGGGGACGGGGCCGAGGCCGTGGACAAGGCGGCGGATCTGCTGCCGGACATCGTCCTGATGGATGTGCGGATGCCCAAGCGCGGGGGGATCGAGGCCTGCACCGCCATCAAGGAGGTGGCACCCAGCGCCAAGATCATCATGCTGACGATCAGCGATGAGGAAGCCGACCTCTACGACGCGATCAAGGCGGGTGCCACGGGCTATCTGCTGAAGGAGATCTCGACCGACGAGGTCTCGACCGCCATCCGGGCGGTGGCGGACGGCCAGTCGCAGATCAGCCCGTCGATGGCGGCCAAGCTGCTGACCGAGTTCAAGTCGATGATCCAGCGCACCGATGAGCGGCGGCTGGTGCCCGCGCCCCGGCTCACCGACCGGGAGCTGGAGGTGCTCAAGCTGGTGGCGACCGGAATGAACAACCGGGATATCGCCAAGGAGCTGTTCATCAGTGAGAACACCGTGAAGAACCACGTTCGCAACATTCTGGAGAAATTGCAGCTGCACTCCAGGATGGAGGCCGTGGTCTATGCGATGCGGGAGAAGATCCTCGAGATCAGGTGA
- a CDS encoding sigma 54 modulation protein/30S ribosomal protein S30EA: MDIVVKGRKTEVPERFRKHVAEKLKLDKIQKLDGKVISLDVEVSKEHNPRQADRADRVEITLRSRGPVIRAEAAAADPYAALDLAASKLEARMRKQHDKRHTRRGNGRIPASDVAVTVPNAARINGHGDIAPQRTTETVPTTRMGPLEVQGEGPLVVREKTHAAAPMSLDQALYEMELVGHDFYLFVDSDTNQPSVVYRRHGYDYGVIHLQPEAFVGEAPGGAGGALGG, from the coding sequence GTGGACATCGTCGTCAAGGGCCGTAAAACTGAGGTGCCCGAGCGGTTCCGGAAGCACGTGGCCGAGAAGCTGAAGCTGGATAAGATCCAGAAGCTCGACGGCAAGGTGATCAGCCTCGACGTCGAGGTGTCCAAGGAGCACAACCCGCGGCAGGCCGACCGCGCCGACCGAGTGGAGATCACGCTCCGCTCGCGCGGCCCGGTGATCCGGGCGGAGGCCGCCGCGGCCGATCCGTACGCGGCGCTGGACCTGGCGGCCAGCAAGCTGGAAGCACGGATGCGCAAGCAGCACGACAAGCGCCATACGCGTCGTGGAAACGGTCGCATTCCGGCCAGCGACGTGGCTGTCACCGTGCCCAACGCGGCCCGCATCAACGGGCATGGGGACATCGCCCCCCAGCGCACGACGGAGACCGTCCCCACCACCCGGATGGGCCCCCTGGAAGTCCAGGGTGAGGGCCCCCTGGTGGTCCGGGAGAAGACCCACGCCGCGGCTCCGATGAGCCTCGACCAGGCTCTCTACGAGATGGAGCTGGTCGGGCACGACTTCTATTTGTTCGTCGACTCCGACACCAACCAGCCCAGCGTCGTCTACCGGCGGCATGGTTATGACTACGGGGTGATTCATCTTCAGCCTGAGGCGTTCGTCGGAGAGGCACCCGGCGGCGCCGGTGGCGCACTCGGCGGCTGA
- a CDS encoding phosphoribosyltransferase encodes MCAVVHKGWRGGLAAGTVVFMRGWWQEIADLALPADCAGCGRPGGALCERCRGALRGSGARRVEPSPVPPGLPVVHAAVDYVDEARAVLLAHKERGALRLARPLGEALAGAVRAACPGPGSGSGSGPEPGSGPGAGSRRWAGAGLDRVSGVRPGTGSGACAGARPGYGSGARPSGGPLLLVPVPSARRAVGARGHDPARRIALAAAGVLRGGGRSARVPAVLRQRRRVSDQSGLDARQRRANVTGALEAVPGSGRLLAAGPVVLVDDLMTTGASLAEAARAVTAAGGLVIGAAVVAAPLMRINRN; translated from the coding sequence ATGTGCGCGGTTGTCCACAAGGGGTGGCGCGGGGGCTTGGCCGCCGGGACAGTGGTGTTCATGCGGGGCTGGTGGCAGGAGATCGCCGATCTGGCGCTGCCGGCCGACTGTGCCGGATGCGGTCGGCCGGGCGGCGCGTTGTGTGAGCGTTGTCGTGGGGCGCTGCGCGGGTCCGGGGCGCGCCGGGTGGAGCCGAGCCCGGTGCCGCCGGGGCTGCCGGTGGTCCATGCGGCGGTGGATTACGTGGACGAGGCGCGGGCGGTGCTGCTCGCGCACAAGGAGCGCGGAGCGCTCCGGCTGGCGCGGCCCCTGGGTGAGGCGCTGGCGGGGGCGGTGCGGGCGGCTTGCCCCGGCCCGGGGTCCGGCTCAGGGTCTGGCCCAGAGCCCGGCTCAGGGCCCGGTGCGGGGTCCCGAAGATGGGCGGGCGCGGGATTGGACCGGGTATCCGGGGTGAGACCGGGTACTGGATCGGGAGCGTGTGCCGGGGCGAGACCCGGGTACGGATCCGGGGCGAGACCCAGCGGGGGTCCGCTGCTGCTGGTGCCGGTGCCATCGGCCCGGCGAGCGGTGGGCGCCCGGGGGCATGACCCGGCCCGGCGGATCGCGCTCGCTGCGGCGGGTGTGCTGCGCGGTGGCGGGCGCTCGGCGCGGGTCCCGGCGGTGCTGCGCCAGCGGCGCCGGGTGAGCGACCAGTCGGGGCTGGACGCACGGCAGCGGCGGGCGAATGTGACGGGGGCGCTGGAGGCGGTCCCCGGCAGCGGCCGGCTGCTGGCGGCAGGCCCGGTCGTCCTGGTGGACGACCTGATGACGACGGGGGCCTCGCTCGCGGAGGCGGCGCGAGCGGTGACGGCGGCCGGTGGGCTGGTCATCGGCGCGGCCGTGGTGGCCGCACCCCTGATGCGCATCAACCGGAACTGA
- a CDS encoding histidine kinase — MGRPDPAGEIPLLRRLWSGGHLLPDGASGGPAHPVIRLFGRWVRRPLLPAARLWRRNIQLRVVATTLLMSLGVVLLLGLVVIGQVRNGLLDAKRHAAQGQAVGGFEVAEQMADRRSDSRGQDGPGAGAEDSGAWLNALVEQLSSGGKGAYSVVALSSDSGETPYVASRGPRASGDVQPDSVSADLRRRVDEGRTAPYERYGKIVHAGSGDAEPALIIGKRLDDNNGDAYQLYYLFPFTQEEKSLSLVKGTLATAGVFVVVLLGAIAWVVVRQVVTPVRMAAGISERLAAGLLQERMKVTGEDDIARLGESFNKMAQNLQLKIQQLEELSRMQRRFVSDVSHELRTPLTTVRMAADVIHEAREDFDPITARSAELLWGQVDRFESLLSDLLEISRFDAGAAALEAEPIDLRDVVHRVVGGAEPLAEAKGTRILVRGAEAPVIAEADTRRVERVLRNLVVNAVEHGEGRDVVVRLATAGGAVAVAVRDYGVGLKPGEATRVFNRFWRADPARARTTGGTGLGLSIAVEDARLHDGWLQAWGEPGGGSQFRLTLPRTAGDVLRGSPIPLEPEDSRRNRRTDDAGAPQPPAEGPAAVPAQPRSALPAEAAAPSADPTALPGNGSRVVRGAPETPSEGPRGGRAPAARPTTSNEGEGRPRGR, encoded by the coding sequence ATGGGGCGGCCCGACCCGGCGGGTGAGATACCGCTGCTGCGGAGGTTGTGGAGCGGCGGGCATCTGCTGCCCGACGGGGCGTCCGGAGGGCCGGCCCATCCGGTGATCCGGCTGTTCGGACGGTGGGTGCGCCGTCCGCTGCTGCCCGCTGCCCGGCTGTGGCGGCGGAACATCCAGCTGCGGGTGGTCGCCACCACGCTGCTGATGTCGCTCGGTGTGGTGCTGCTGCTGGGCCTGGTGGTCATCGGGCAGGTGCGCAACGGTCTGCTGGACGCCAAGCGCCATGCGGCGCAGGGGCAGGCCGTCGGCGGGTTCGAGGTGGCCGAGCAGATGGCCGACCGCAGGAGCGATTCCCGTGGCCAGGACGGGCCGGGGGCCGGTGCCGAGGATTCCGGCGCCTGGCTGAACGCGCTGGTGGAGCAGCTTTCCAGTGGCGGCAAGGGCGCGTATTCGGTGGTGGCGCTCAGCTCCGACTCCGGTGAGACGCCCTATGTGGCCAGCCGGGGGCCGCGGGCCTCCGGCGATGTCCAGCCGGACAGTGTGTCCGCCGATCTGCGCCGGAGGGTGGACGAGGGCCGGACGGCGCCGTACGAGCGCTACGGAAAGATCGTGCACGCGGGCTCCGGAGACGCCGAGCCCGCGCTGATCATCGGCAAGCGTCTGGACGACAACAACGGCGACGCCTACCAGCTCTACTACCTCTTCCCGTTCACCCAGGAGGAGAAGTCGCTGAGCCTGGTCAAGGGCACCCTGGCCACGGCCGGGGTGTTCGTGGTGGTGCTGCTCGGGGCCATCGCCTGGGTGGTGGTCCGGCAGGTCGTGACGCCCGTAAGGATGGCGGCGGGGATCTCCGAGCGGCTGGCGGCCGGTCTGCTCCAGGAGCGGATGAAGGTCACCGGGGAGGACGACATCGCCCGCCTGGGGGAGTCGTTCAACAAGATGGCGCAGAACCTCCAGCTCAAGATTCAGCAGCTGGAGGAGCTCTCCCGGATGCAGCGCCGCTTCGTCTCCGATGTCTCCCATGAGCTGCGCACTCCGCTGACGACCGTAAGGATGGCGGCGGACGTCATTCACGAGGCGCGTGAGGACTTCGACCCGATCACCGCGCGCTCCGCCGAGCTGCTGTGGGGCCAGGTCGACCGCTTCGAGTCGCTGCTCAGCGATCTGCTGGAGATCAGCCGGTTCGACGCGGGCGCGGCCGCGCTGGAGGCCGAGCCGATCGATCTGCGCGATGTGGTGCACCGGGTGGTGGGCGGCGCCGAGCCGCTCGCCGAGGCGAAGGGCACCCGGATCCTGGTGCGGGGCGCCGAGGCGCCGGTGATCGCGGAGGCGGACACCCGCCGTGTCGAGCGGGTGCTGCGCAATCTGGTGGTCAACGCCGTGGAGCACGGTGAGGGCCGCGATGTGGTCGTGCGGCTCGCGACGGCGGGCGGTGCGGTGGCCGTCGCGGTGCGGGACTACGGCGTCGGGCTCAAGCCCGGCGAGGCGACGCGGGTGTTCAACCGCTTCTGGCGGGCCGATCCGGCCCGTGCGCGCACCACCGGCGGCACCGGTCTCGGCCTGTCGATCGCGGTGGAGGACGCGCGGCTGCACGATGGCTGGCTGCAGGCGTGGGGTGAGCCCGGCGGCGGTTCGCAGTTCCGGCTGACGCTGCCGCGTACCGCGGGCGATGTGCTGCGCGGCTCGCCGATCCCGCTGGAGCCCGAGGACTCCCGGCGTAACCGCCGTACGGATGACGCCGGGGCCCCGCAGCCTCCTGCGGAGGGGCCGGCGGCGGTGCCCGCGCAACCGCGGTCCGCGCTGCCCGCCGAAGCCGCGGCGCCGTCGGCCGATCCCACGGCCCTGCCGGGCAATGGGTCGCGGGTGGTGCGCGGCGCCCCGGAGACGCCGTCCGAGGGGCCGCGGGGCGGCAGGGCGCCGGCCGCCCGGCCGACGACATCGAACGAAGGGGAGGGCCGCCCTCGTGGGCGCTGA
- a CDS encoding XRE family transcriptional regulator produces MKGRVLVVDDDTALAEMLGIVLRGEGFEPSFVSDGDKALAAFRETKPDLVLLDLMLPGRDGIEVCRLIRAESGVPIVMLTAKSDTVDVVVGLESGADDYIVKPFKPKELVARIRARLRRSEEPAPEQLAIGDLVIDVAGHSVKRDGQSIALTPLEFDLLVALARKPWQVFTREVLLEQVWGYRHAADTRLVNVHVQRLRSKVEKDPERPEIVVTVRGVGYKAGPS; encoded by the coding sequence ATGAAGGGACGCGTCCTTGTCGTCGACGACGACACCGCACTGGCAGAGATGCTTGGCATCGTGCTGCGCGGCGAAGGCTTTGAACCGTCGTTTGTGTCGGACGGCGACAAGGCTCTTGCCGCCTTCCGCGAGACCAAGCCCGATCTGGTGCTGCTCGATCTGATGCTGCCCGGACGGGACGGCATCGAGGTCTGCCGACTGATCCGGGCCGAGTCGGGGGTCCCGATCGTCATGCTCACGGCCAAGAGCGACACGGTCGATGTGGTGGTCGGTCTCGAGTCCGGGGCGGATGACTACATCGTCAAGCCGTTCAAGCCGAAGGAGCTGGTGGCCCGGATCCGGGCCCGGCTGAGGCGTTCCGAGGAGCCGGCACCGGAGCAGCTGGCCATAGGCGATCTGGTGATCGACGTGGCGGGCCATTCGGTGAAGCGGGACGGCCAGTCGATAGCGCTGACCCCGCTGGAGTTCGATCTTCTGGTGGCGCTGGCTCGTAAGCCGTGGCAGGTCTTTACCCGTGAGGTGCTGCTGGAGCAGGTCTGGGGCTATCGGCATGCCGCCGACACCCGGCTGGTGAATGTGCATGTGCAGCGGCTGCGGTCGAAGGTCGAGAAGGACCCGGAGCGGCCGGAGATCGTGGTGACCGTGCGCGGTGTCGGCTACAAGGCCGGGCCAAGCTGA
- a CDS encoding initiation factor 2B subunit alpha: MADQHPVSPEGPIPPISLALRWEEPPEGPVLVLLDQTRLPAEEVELVCTDVPALVEAIRSLAVRGAPLLGLAGAYGIALAAARGFDVDEAAESLAHARPTAVNLGYGVRRAVAAYHGAIRDDADDAQAAAAALAEARALHREDAEASDRMAAHGQALLDELLPAGGHRILTHCNTGALVSGGEGTALAVVKAVHRAGQLRRLWVDETRPLLQGARLTAYEAARAGMAYTLLADNAAGSLFAAGEVDAVLIGADRIAADGSVANKVGSYPLAVLARYHHVPFVVVAPTTTVDPATPDGASIEVEQRPGHEVTDITIPYAPIAGHEAGTGVPVAPLGTQAHNPAFDVTPPELVTAIVTEEGVISPVTADGIAELWARSRSGNGMMSI; this comes from the coding sequence ATGGCTGATCAGCATCCGGTGTCCCCGGAAGGCCCCATACCTCCCATCTCCTTGGCGCTGCGCTGGGAGGAGCCCCCGGAGGGGCCCGTACTGGTACTTCTCGACCAGACCCGGCTGCCCGCCGAAGAGGTCGAGCTGGTGTGCACCGATGTGCCGGCGCTGGTGGAGGCGATCCGCTCTCTCGCCGTGCGCGGCGCCCCGCTGCTCGGCCTCGCCGGGGCATACGGGATCGCGCTTGCCGCGGCCCGGGGTTTCGATGTGGACGAGGCCGCCGAATCGCTCGCCCATGCCCGTCCCACGGCCGTCAACCTCGGCTATGGCGTTCGCCGGGCCGTCGCCGCGTATCACGGCGCGATCCGGGACGACGCGGACGATGCTCAGGCTGCCGCGGCCGCCCTCGCCGAGGCCCGGGCTCTGCATCGGGAGGATGCCGAGGCCAGCGACCGCATGGCGGCTCATGGTCAAGCGCTCCTCGATGAGCTGCTGCCTGCCGGTGGTCATCGAATCCTCACTCACTGCAACACCGGCGCCCTGGTCTCCGGGGGTGAGGGGACCGCCCTCGCCGTGGTCAAGGCGGTGCACCGGGCGGGTCAGCTGCGGCGGCTCTGGGTGGACGAGACCCGGCCCCTGCTCCAGGGGGCGCGGTTGACCGCGTACGAGGCGGCGCGTGCCGGTATGGCGTACACGCTGCTCGCGGACAACGCGGCGGGCTCGCTGTTCGCGGCCGGTGAGGTGGACGCGGTGCTGATCGGGGCGGACCGGATCGCCGCGGACGGCTCGGTGGCCAACAAGGTGGGCAGCTATCCGCTCGCGGTGCTGGCCCGCTACCACCATGTGCCGTTTGTGGTGGTAGCCCCGACCACCACGGTGGACCCGGCCACTCCCGACGGCGCCTCGATCGAGGTCGAGCAGCGCCCTGGACATGAGGTGACAGACATCACAATTCCTTACGCCCCCATCGCCGGGCACGAGGCGGGCACCGGAGTGCCGGTCGCTCCGCTGGGGACACAGGCCCACAATCCGGCTTTCGACGTCACACCACCGGAGTTGGTGACGGCGATCGTGACCGAGGAGGGTGTGATCTCTCCGGTCACGGCGGACGGTATCGCCGAGCTGTGGGCCAGGTCACGATCGGGTAATGGGATGATGTCGATATGA